The following nucleotide sequence is from Citrus sinensis cultivar Valencia sweet orange chromosome 6, DVS_A1.0, whole genome shotgun sequence.
aatctccttACACGCCTGTGAAATGGGGTACTAATTTTGAGTTTCTACTGCGGCTTGTTGTTCAGAAACCAACTGTTATTAGTCCACTTAAAGTACTTGGTTGAGCTTAATCATCTTCAAAGTACCTTTCTAAATTGTTTCAAGTGAAGCTTGAGTTTTGCCccaaaaaaatccaaatttgagATATAAATCTTGGTGTTTGATGGTACGCACAAAGCCTACTTGAAAATCCGTGGATGTCGTACTTCCCACAATCTTTATTTCTCAGTATCGTTATTTcgaaaaagtaataattaagaAGTGTATTGTATGTAATCATGACAGCAACTCTATAAAGCCAGCTTTGACATGCAATGTATGTGTGATTTTGGTTGGTTAACATTCACTTGAAATGTTACTGCACAAGGTGTTTGATGTATTCAACAAAGTGTTTGATGTATTCAATAAAGTGTTTGATTAAAGGTCTCAATGAGGATCCTTGCCCCAGCACTCGTCACATCTCTCATATCTGTCAATGACTTGGCATGAGCCAGCACTTGCTGATGATCTGTTCAGATGACACAGCACGTAGCGGGAATTCCCTACATCATCATGGATAAGCTCAAGGAGGGTAACAAGACAAATGAGAGCTGTCATTTTTAAAGGACTACACATAGCAAGCCCTTAGATCAATTTACCATTAACCATAGGATGGACTGACAGCTATAAGAAGTACTGGACTTTTCTTGTATATTAAGAAACATCCTTGTATAtgttatgataaaaaatgaatgaacgattaagttgtttgtgcattcatatttctttcttttggaATGTACAAGTGTTGTTATTTAGTTAGATGGTTTACAGCCAATCAACTAAGAGGGTACTCGAAATGGGGTCTCATTAAAGAAGCATGATGAAGATGTAAAGAAGAGAGTAGCCATAGCTGAAGCAGTTTTGGAATCTTTCAGAGCAGTGTAAATGGATTGATCAACATTCCTAATTTCTTATAATACATTCATTAAAGCAAGCCTACGAAATAAGCTTATTTGCAAATAAAAgtccatatttttcaaatgtaATATTTACTGGTGAATGGCTGCAACATCAGCTAGCCCAGATGGTCATTTTGGGGCAACAAAAATCTATATGCATCAATTTAAGcaatatgaaattttgtttattcaaaTACAAGCGCATCTATGGGaggaaaaaattgaatgatGTGAGACAAcatttaatagtattaatgAAGTAATGAAAGTATCATAATCTCAgtgtaaaatatttgaaaatcaaaCAGTACAGTATTAAAAAACATGATGCGAACCAAAATCATTGTGCGTCACATTCTGATTCCTTTTCATCAACAGCAGAGTGATCCGGAATCTTGGCTAAAACATCCTCtatgatttgtttattctgaCTCTGTCGTGCATCACTGGCCATCTCTTCAGGGAGCATTGTGACCAGTGTCTCAGGCTTCATCTCTCCAAGAAGAAGCTTTCTCCTGAAATCAGGATTTTTCGGATCCTCAACATTGAACAAGATTGCTCTATACCGAACTGCCGCCTTAGCCCCCTTGGAAGGACCCATGTTCTTGTACAGCACAGATTCAACCGAAACGGCTACCCCAGCAGGGTCACAAGCACTAACTTGCTCCTTCTTCTCCATATCTTCAACCTCGCCAGCAACTTCAGAAAATGCCTCTACAAGACGTTCACGGATCAGTGTACGTGTAGCATCATAGCACTTTCTCCACAGCTGACGCACTCTTTCCTCCTTGTTTAGGAGGCTGAGGTTCTCTTAGAGGTTTCTTCATGAAAGGAAACGCAGCTTGGTCCTCTCCgtcaaattttctcttcttgaTAGTTCTTGATGGCAGCGCcttgaatttctttgattCAACACTTACACGGTCCTTTATTTGGTTTCTTAACAAACCCATGATAATAAACTCAATCAAAAATGGATGAATGATGCTtgctttcttgattttttatgttcatttcttgtttttgggGGGCTGAATGAACGATGAAGGAATGGGCAAtgaaagaaatcaaaccactAACAGAGCGAGCAAAGTGAATATTGAGTACTTGGTTGATTAGGAAATCTACTTATAGGAGATcgaatttttcaaattctttttcccTATGATAAAAGAATTCAACAAGTTAGTTGCATCCTATATCAATTAGGAAACCTCAACACAGTTAAAGATTTTGGCGCTAATAAAAAACTAACTGGCCCGGTGACCGTTAGAGTTAAGTCGGCTAATTAAAGTTATTAACATGATTGCGGACTCTGCTTTTCAACAACAtatgttaatatttttatttaattacttggggaaggggaaaatgaattttagaGTAAAAGAGTAAATTCTCATAAACAAGAAACATAACAACAAAATTcggttataatttttatttcaagttattaagttattttatggATTTATTGATCTCTTTCAGATATAATTCTCGatgatagtgaaatcctcgagtTCGGATTATTTGGATCCATGATTAGAGCTCAGATTGTTGGATCATGGAACTTAAGCTGCGCAGACACTCTTGCCCAAGTTGAGAACAATTGATAGAGACTTAAGTACGAAGAAATTAACTGcattgtttatttttgcaaTTATCACATAGGAAAAGTGAAATTGCAATATGATAAACAATGGTAGAATGCGTGGGTACCGTATGCctagataaaataatttatgactgtttttttagatttttataattgatCAAGAGATAAGATTAATTGTAGGTATTTTTCAAGCCttcttaattatattgtaaaaggaaaaaatggtGTATAAGTTCTAAGCAATGGTGTGAATatctttatttgttatcatcacaCCTTAAAATAGaactttattcaaatttattgatCAGTTGGAACTTCCcttataacaatattttttcttactcTTTAGAGACTGTATAAACAAGGACATACAGTCTATAAATACTCAACACTTTTTGCTTTTATGTACTATACTTTTATTCATTGGATGGAAAATTGAAGTGTCATTATTAATTCTGTGCAATTATATTGATTTCGTATGAAGATGATGAGAAGTTTGTTCTTGATTGTAGCTTTACTGACAATTGGATTGATATTACTTGTTTCTTATGAAAATggttagtttattttatagaaCTTTTAATCCGGTTATGTGATTACTTATCCTTAATCACATATACtgattattttctaattttttgttttagggGTAAGATTTGGTGGGAGTTCAGTCTATTCTGCGGAAACTTCAAATTTCGAACAAATCACTACTACTTTTCCCATTTTGCAGCGTAAACTTCTAGTTGCTGGTCTGTGTCATGCTACATATGATACTCCAATTAACATTATTACAATACTTTCTTAACAATGATGTTGTGAATTAATCTGGACAAATTCATATGCAGGAAATGCCGAGAACCCAAATGAGTATGTGAATGTTAAAATATAGGATTACACAAGGCCAACTGCAGAGCCAACTTATGAAGTGATGGGTTTGTTCATATTAATCTCAACTGTGACTTTTGTAGTGTGATGGGTTCAGCTgttcaaattattattgacAGTATTCAGGCATTTTTCCAACTGGAATATTTGTGACGTAAACACCGCGAAAACCTCTTAATTTTGGCCCTATAGTACCATTTCGATAAGAAAATAGTATGGCATCATATGTTGTACTAGTGATTTGATTTAAGAGTTTTCTGGAGCCTTGAATGAGAATGGTTATGACTTACGAGGAAATTTTAGCTTAAATGCATCGCTCCGAAGATAAAAACTACgcgaaattttcaaaaaaatcaacaGTTTGCAGATAAATGATTCTTATTTTTCCAGAGTGGTAAGTTCTTAAACAATGATGGTTACTGCATCTTGCTATAGCCATGTATGTTACATCTTGCTGTGGCAGATAAATAGAAAGAATGATGTTAAAGTGACACAAATTTTATTTCGCCTGGCCAAGCTCAACATCCTTTGCTGGGGATTCTTCAATTCTCTGCTTCAACAATTCCACATGCTCTTCCAAAAGGTTGTTTTTTGTATGACCGATGGTCTTGGAATCGGGTTTCCTTTTCTCAGCCTCGATTGCCCAACTGTATACTATCATGCCAAGAACAGCT
It contains:
- the LOC107174467 gene encoding transcription elongation factor TFIIS-like: MGLLRNQIKDRVSVESKKFKALPSRTIKKRKFDGEDQAAFPFMKKPLREPQPPKQGGKKAFSEVAGEVEDMEKKEQVSACDPAGVAVSVESVLYKNMGPSKGAKAAVRYRAILFNVEDPKNPDFRRKLLLGEMKPETLVTMLPEEMASDARQSQNKQIIEDVLAKIPDHSAVDEKESECDAQ